The genomic region TTGTTATATTATGGACAGAGATTTTCAGGTTCATGACTTTCTCCACTTGCAGGGATGTTCTGATCATGATGAAGAGGTGCTTAGCATGAGCTACAAGACATATaactaattattttattatttttttcttctcatgccATGAGAGCCCAAATTCTGACCTCAGAAACTTCTAAGTCGTATAAATATCTAGGCTTAGGTTGTTTTATAGTTGGGCCTGGtgttttccactgtttcagcAGTTGTCTCTGGTGCAGTAAAATCATAAGCTGTGCAGTCCCTTGTAGCCTCAGTGAAGCCCCTCCTTGCTGTGTTAATCTGCCTGCCAGCAAAAGAATATGTCTCTGTTCATCAGGCTTGACAAGGAGTCCGCTTTGCATTGGTTCACTTACACCCTATCTTTTTTTACTACATTGCACAGTGAggcttggttttgggttgttgcAGAAAGCTGGGAATGGAAGGCTTACCCATCTTTTTAGATCCTGATGAGACTTAGATTTGTGGTTAAGTGATGGATTGAATTAGATACAGTTGATCAAATCTGGCAGAACCTTGCACAGCATAAATTCTCCAGcttctttattttgtgttgGTGACATACTTTGTGTCCTTCTTCTTTGTTTGTAGGTGGAGTTGGCATGAACCTGACAGCAGCAGATACAGTTATTTTTACTGATAGTGATTTTAACCCACAAAATGACTTGCAAGCAATAGCAAGAGCTCACCGGATTGGGCAGCACAAGTGAGAAACATTGCTACTTCTGTTTTGGTTGCTCACTCTCTTGGTCTCAGTATTGCTTTCCCTATCCATACACGATGAAAGATAAAATAGATGAAAGCTCAAAGGAGAGCAAAAAGAACTTTGTTTTTCATCACAGCCTCATGCAGTCTCGTCCTCATCATGTATCTATGGGGGGGAGCTTTGTAGATTTGGAGTAGGAGTGGAAATCTGAAGATTTGACTGCACATTTGCAGCGAAcatttctcctgttttccagaagcaGTTGAGTCAGGCATTACATTTctgctgattatttttattggttttgttcttgcctttttttccctaccgAAAGAGTGGGTGAGGGGGGAATAGTGCTTCGTGCAAGGAAACAGCCTTAGCGCAcctcagaaaaaataaagtataacAAGATTTCTCTTAAACTTTTCAAGGCCTGTAAAAATTATCCGCTTGGTTGGGCGAGATACAATTGAAGAAATAATCTACCGACGAGCTGCTTCTAAGCTCCGGCTGACAAACACTGTTGTAGAAGGGGGTCAGTTTGCTCTGGGAGCACCCAAacctcagggagcagcagagttACAGGTAAAATAGAGCTATATCCTCAGTTTGATTTCAGTACTGTCATTAGAAATATCCCAGattgttttctgtgttgatGTTTATGTTACAAACCTAGCCAACAGTTATATTTTGGGGGAGATGTGCATTGACATGACAGTTTTTGCATGTCTTAGGAAGCAAAATTACTTCCCCAGGCCCAGACAAGATTTGACATTTGAAGACGGTTCTTACAATTTTTAGGCACATCCATTGTTGGAAAAGGGCGTGTTTTCTcggagaagaaggaaaagcagaacctTTCCTTgtcttccttgtttttctttaattataaCAGGTGTAAAGTGAAAGCTGACTCATTGTTTCTAGAGCTTACATGTCTCTCACTAACAGAGCAACTGAGTCAGCTTTTGGTTGCTAGTCTGAAACTCAGGCAACCTTCTGTTGACCTCTTGGCAAATATAGTGTCTCAGGAGTCAGGGCATGATTTGTAATTCTGTGCTGGGGACTTGGGTTGAAAACCTCAGACAAAGTGGCATTTAAGTGAACATATCCCCTGCATGCAGCTAAACCTGGGAGAGGTTTGGGATTAGTGTATCTGTTCCCTacaccttcccctccctgccccatcaGCATGTCATAGTTTCCGTGAGAGAAGTGGAACTGAGCCCATAGGAAATTCCATGTTGATGTTTTCCTCCACATGGATTTTTGTGGTATttaagcttttgttttaaacGAGTTGGGGGCAAAAACAAGCCCGGTCTTTCTGGCTATGAAGAAAGCTGCTTGAGTGTGCTCAGTACAACATTGTTTTGTCGTTTAGTCCTGAATAAAAATTGCCGTTCCAGTCTGGAtggattgtttcagggagaaATCAGATGTCTCATCTGATGTTGAGAGACCTAGGCATGTTAAATCATAAGTATTTTGACAGGTAATACCAAGGCTTAGATTTCTCCACTTGTACATTTAAGCCTGAGATGCTCAAGATGCAGTGGTTGTAATGAAATTGGGAGATACTAACACTGAATTTCCCCTTCTCTTTACTAAAGCTGAGTGAAATCCTGAAATTTGGCTTGGATAAATTGCTCTCCTCTGAGGGGAGTACTATACAGGATGTGGAGCTAGAAGACATCCTTGGAGAGACAAAAGAAGGGAAGTGGGTAATGGACGTTGTGATGCCATGCAAAGAAGAGACTGAAGAGGAGGATACAGAGAGTAAGTTAAGAATCTACATACCTATGAAATGCATAGCACTTGAGTGCTGGTAGAGAAGGAGGCCCTGGCAGGCATGGCAGCAACAAGAAAAGAGGGCTTGTAATTAAGGGACCTGGATTTTGTTTGTGGCCTATCCACAGACTTTATTTCCAAGACCTTAttggtctttttcttctttttgtgtcCTTACTTGCCTATCTGTAAGGTAGTGGTAGCAATATTTGCCCAGTTTTGGTTGCTGGGGTACTGTATGCTTCAAATATTTTGAGACCTCAGatgaaaataatgataaaagggaaaatattctaattgcagctgctttttttttcccatggagAGGTGTTAAGATATATCTACAGTTTGAGAGTATAACAGTAAgtgagtgtcctggtttgggccaggataaaggtaattttctgtcttgtacttttgctttcagctaagtgaCAGTGAAATATGTGAGTAACTTAAGGAAATGCTATATAGAATATGTTTTGTGTTTATCTCCAAACAAAAGATTACTGGCCGTGAAAATCATTAGTtgaaaagaccttaaaaattCCGAAGTGTGAGATAGGAAATGCAAAGTAGTGGTGTGTAAATAACTAGAACaaacctgctctgctttcagtaCTCTGCGTTCTAGTTCAAATGTCACACAATTGTGGTTAGTTTTTCATAGCCCCATATTATATGTAAATAAATTCTaaggatatttttccttttctggtgTCATGGTGAGagactgaatttctgttttgagtGCACAATAGCACCTAAGTATGGGTGTGTGTCTGAAGAAGAAATAGGGCTCTGCAAATTAGGTATTATCTGCCCCCCAGCAGTTGCTGGCAACAAGTAATTACTTGCTGAGACTTAGGAAAGAGTGGTATTTTCTGTTGGTAACTGAAAGAAGAGTAGTGGTAGCCCGCTGTGTAATAGTTACTGGGGAAAATAGCTTACCTAGTCAACAGTAACACTGGACTGCCAGAGTcctgtgcttttattttctttgaaacctcaaaagaaaaagtttgcTATCCATTTGAAATAGTTGTCTGTAACTAGATAGTATAGCTGAATGAATTTGCTGTTGGCAGAGATGGAACAACCAAAGAGAACAGTAATGGAGCCAcaatttaaacctttttttccccatctcatTTAATTAACTATTTTTTTGCCAGAGTAAAGGATGTAAATGACAAGTTTTTGCCTGAGGAAGCAAATCTTGATTCAGTTGTTTCTGTGTGATGCTGATGCTGGTCATATAAAAGAGTTATCAGACTGCAcatctttttctgctgcatgtAGGACAGTGTTGTAGAGAAGCTGAATTTCTTCTGATGTCACTGTACACTGTGGGTGTTAGTGGCTTTCAGTTCCATTTTAcaccttttaattattttattaaagatcACATGTACGTATACGAAGGCAAAGATTACTCAAAAGAACCcagcagagaagacaaaaaggcATTTGATCAGCTTTTGGATCTTCAGAAAGCCTTGACTGAAGAGACCAGTAAGGAAGGGAGAGCTCTCCGAAACAAGACAAACGTAAGACAAAAGACATGACAAGGCACATAATGCTCTTTCATTTGCTTGTGGAAAATGAGGGTGACAGTTCTCTCTTTACCCACAGCTTGTAGATAGCATGTTAAAAGATTTGGATGTCAATGTAGTGAAGCTGGCTCTTGAATCTGAGGGCAAGACAATTCCACAATTCTGACAACAGAACAGAGACAGGATGTGCAGGGCACTAATACTATTTTAGGTCACAAAATCACATATTATTTGGCAGGTGAAACCTGATGATTAAGACCTGTGGACAAGTATTGAAATGGGAAAGGAGTGTATGATAAGGTGGGCACTAGACACAGCTTTAAGATGAGCTGTTTGTTTTCGTGatacttgtctttttttctccaggcacTCCTCACAGGCCTTCGTGTACAGCCAAGCAGGAGGAAGCACTTGCTGagcacagaggagctggaggctaGGAGGAAGAAGCgccaggaagcagcagcaaagagagCAAGGCTtatggaggagaagaaaaaggcaaaagcagaggcagagcacaAGAAAAAGTATGGTTTGTACTGCATCTGCTACTTGTGAGCTGATGTCTGTTACACTGTGCTTTTGAAGTGTGTGTCTGACTGACCAAAACAAGCTCTGTATCCAGTCTGGCAGGTAGGGCTGGGGAtaaggggaggggagaagatgACAAAAGGGCCACAGGCCAGCCTGATGAGAGGGTTAGCTTCATGCGTCAGGTTGTTTCTGTGCTTGTGCTCAAACTGCTTACCCTAAGGATgtgaaatgtggaaaaatggCTCAAGCCCTAGCAAGggttctttttctctgaatacGCTGCTTGACTTCACATCTGATATAATTCACAGAGACTGGCCTGAGAGAACCCTTATCTGAATGTGCAGTGAGCTGTTgggaaaagctttctgaaatgtCACAGTTGGCTCCTATGTATTGGTCTGACATTTGTGACTCTCTGGCATGCGTCTTAactttattctccttttttcctaGATGTTCTTCCTTTTCACCACTCTGAGTAGCTCCTTGCCCTTTGTCATATGCTCATTTTTTCCATGCCTGCAATTGGCATATTGCACTGGCATGTGGCTCCTAATTTCACAGATAACAACTGTGGTAGACTTGATTCTGTTCTAAAATgagggaggggagcagaaggaatACAGTGTTTCACTGCAATAATTTGAAACAAGGTACACCCCCTACACACCTctcatttttattgaaaatcaTGTTCTCTTGTTTCAGAATGGCTTGGTGGGAGGCAAATCATTACACATCTACCTGCCTTCCTTCAGAGGGAAGTGACTCTGAGGAAGAGGTTGAGATGGGTGAGGCTGGGCTGAATGTGGATTTAGATTACGAAGATGCAGACCTGAACTGTATCAAGTACATCATGGGAGATGTCACCCACCccaaagcagaagaggaggatgcCATCATTGTCCACTGTCTAGGTAGAACTTAACATAACAAGAATGTTTCTGGATGAGGTGGGAAAGAGGGTTGAATTGCCCCTACTAACTCAGTTTCTAATTCCCATCcagactgaaataatttggaTGTGAGTCTGACTTAATCTTGAGTGGTGCACAGGCAATACAAACTCTGCTTCACCATGTGTAACCCATATGAGTGCCAGCAAAAATGTACACAGGTCTTTTTGTACTCTGTCTGGATTTATGGATGAGCCTCTCCAAGGGTGTTCATATGACTTGAAATTGTATGTCTGTGGCTGAGTGGAGGCAGTACTTACTGAGATGAGGGTCATCTTATGGAAACTGTAGGGGCCAAACTGAGATATGGCAAATCATCTCCCTTACGGGGGGCCTGAGGTCAAAGTTGCTCTCTTTTGGTGCTTGTTTCTTAACACTAACAGTACAGAGGCTCCAGGCTACTCTCCTAATTTAAGGACCTCTGTTAAGACACTAAAGCCAAAGGAGACAAATTCAGGTTACAGAGTTCCTTTTGAATCAATGTTGTAGCTGCTCTTTGGCCAGGGTTGTAGCAGAGCATTATGATCTGCTTTGGTTTATGTTAAACTCAACACAAAAACTCACGTTTGATTTGGAAATGCCAAGTAGGAGCTTGCAAACAACAAACATCTAGTTGTGAGAAGTCCAAGACACTAATCTGGGGACATGCTAGGTGCATGCTTTATGCACCTGTGTGCATGTATGTGAGGATACTGACAGGTTTATATGATCAATGCCACAGATAGTGTTTGTTTTGGCATCCAAAAAAAGGAGTAAGAAGGAATTCTTCCTGCAGAGTTTTTCAGGGAACTGTGAcaagtttgtttttctcaagGGCTGAGGTTTATCCTCAAGGATTGTCCCTAGAGTACTGGTTGACTTCAGTTCATGAGTGGTTCCCATATCTGGTTTTGATGATCATTTATTACATTTGTAGAGTTGGTCTCTTTCCTGCAGGGGTGGTCTTCAAAGTCAGTTTCTGAATAACTTGACATTTCATTCTAGATGACTCTGGTCACTGGGGAAGAGGTGGTTTATTTACAGCTCTGGAGGCTCGTTCTGATCAACCAAGGAAAATATATGAGATGGCAGGAAAGATGAAAGGTAAGAGATTAAAACATTACCTTAGGTCAAGATATTTTAAAGAGCTCAAATTGCACTAATATTTCAGGAGTGCAGTGTCTGAATACCTTGATATTtaaggttttttggtttttctgtagATGTATGTATCCCTAGCTCTGAAAGTAGTAATACAGCAAGTGCTTTGACTTGACTTATTAGGAGTGTGAGAACCCTACATAAGGGTTGGTCATTCTGATCCCTGCTGCAAGtcataaagaaagaaaaataagtaaaaacaaaaaatgaaagaaaaaccaccAAAGTTGGCCATTATTCACAAGATGATTTTTACTATTTGAGACAGAGCTCTGCATCTTCTGTCAAAGTGCTTTTGAGGTTGAAAGCCACCTCAGGCAGTACTCATTTGAGGCTTTGGTTCCCTTCAAGCATTAATCTTCTGAGCATGTCGTTTTGAGCTACCTGCAGCTGGTGAGGAATGCACATTTTGCTATAAGGTGGATCTCTTtgggtttgttgtgttttgttttgtttttttttctaatttcctgGGACATGCTTTCatcttgttccagtgtctttcCGTTTGTGATCTTTAActgggatgtgtgtgtgtcttgAGGGGAGAGCGTGTGTGTAGGTGTTGCAGGTAACATCTGTCTTGCCTTCCTGGGCAAAGGGACTGACTAGGCTGAACCATCATGAGGAGATAAAGAAAGTCAAGGAAAATAATATGGAATGTGACAGTGAAATCACTGCTGCATTGACTCACTGTTGACTCTTCatgactgattttttaaattattgttctTCTTTTCTGGACAGACCTGGAGTTAGGAGGAACCCTGTTATTCCCCATTGATGATAAAAAATCCAGGAGAAAAGGACAAGACTTGGTAATGAAAAGCTCCTTACAGCATGCCATCCACATGCTTTTGAAGCTGTGTGAAGTGAATGCTTTGTCTTTTTCCCAACAATAATGCCACAGCATACTGAACATGTCTAAGTAGCAGTTAAACATTAGAGAAAAtgagatctttctcttttttattaaaactaatAGTAATGCAGTTCTCCAGCAGCTATCACTGTGTGTCTTAGCACTGTATATAG from Heliangelus exortis chromosome 1, bHelExo1.hap1, whole genome shotgun sequence harbors:
- the CHD1L gene encoding chromodomain-helicase-DNA-binding protein 1-like isoform X4; amino-acid sequence: MSALQRKYYKAILTKDLDAFESETGRKVTLQNVLVQLRKCVAHPYLFNGVEPEPFEIGEHIVEASGKLCLLDKLLSFLYAGGHRVLLFSQMTHLLDILQDYMDYRGYSYERLDGSVRGEERHLAIKNFGQQPIFIFLLSTRAGGVGMNLTAADTVIFTDSDFNPQNDLQAIARAHRIGQHKPVKIIRLVGRDTIEEIIYRRAASKLRLTNTVVEGGQFALGAPKPQGAAELQLSEILKFGLDKLLSSEGSTIQDVELEDILGETKEGKWVMDVVMPCKEETEEEDTENHMYVYEGKDYSKEPSREDKKAFDQLLDLQKALTEETSKEGRALRNKTNALLTGLRVQPSRRKHLLSTEELEARRKKRQEAAAKRARLMEEKKKAKAEAEHKKKMAWWEANHYTSTCLPSEGSDSEEEVEMGEAGLNVDLDYEDADLNCIKYIMGDVTHPKAEEEDAIIVHCLDDSGHWGRGGLFTALEARSDQPRKIYEMAGKMKDLELGGTLLFPIDDKKSRRKGQDLLALIVAQHRDRSNNLSGIKLSALEKGLKKIYLAAKKRNATVHLPRIGYATKGFNWYATERLIRKYLATRGIPTLIYYFPRNKGTSSAS